One genomic region from Cydia amplana chromosome Z, ilCydAmpl1.1, whole genome shotgun sequence encodes:
- the LOC134661170 gene encoding juvenile hormone esterase-like, giving the protein MRGRWYFLLLSLFSKVMSREVWVNVKQGKLVGVEVGTILEGKRFHAFYKVPYAQPPIKKLRFKDPVAPKKWLGFWDATLEFHGACAQPHIVHRHAQYGNEDCLYMNIFTPQILRADTDPLKPVIVWIHGYAFGSSFSHLHGPDFLINNDVLFVTVTHRIGPFGFLKINETDTHANMGLKDIVMALKWIKKNIRSFAGDSKRVTVMGSGSAATFLSWLLMTKARNLFSKMILQSGTLFSASLVSRETEFELNRLSKELLKHDVKKLLSASTQKIISASQKIYSAIDVINYQRPVVPFTPTIERKSNKSLITMLPDNFFRSTPNLKLSKPMIVGYNSQESISEIIPFIHNPEYLKMLSSIFKFMVPFSDGCRHNYTSAIYKLVANKIKSKYFREGISEKSVNDFLRYTSDLYKYPIFKFIKASLKFNSNKVFMYKFNFVGKFNAVKSTALAGANFPIKGAASGDEICYLLKCEPLWENYVSLKNSTGDNNKIMITQMAEWWANFAKFGEPTPAILASRYHWPAITLEDDSLMLIGKESKLVHPWSDKKACTFWDEIYENHYRSEVCDRTKHDEL; this is encoded by the coding sequence ATGCGCGGAAGGTGGTATTTCTTATTACTTTCGCTGTTTTCAAAAGTTATGTCCCGCGAAGTTTGGGTAAATGTAAAACAAGGAAAATTAGTTGGTGTTGAAGTAGGCACAATTCTCGAAGGGAAACGTTTCCATGCCTTCTACAAAGTTCCTTACGCTCAGCCTccaattaaaaaattaagattCAAAGACCCCGTGGCTCCGaagaaatggttaggtttttggGACGCAACCCTGGAGTTCCACGGTGCTTGCGCGCAGCCACATATCGTTCACAGGCATGCCCAGTACGGGAACGAAGACTGTCTCTATATGAACATATTCACACCACAAATACTAAGAGCCGATACAGATCCGCTGAAGCCGGTGATCGTGTGGATTCATGGTTATGCATTTGGGTCGAGTTTCAGTCATTTACACGGCCCTGACTTCCTTATAAACAATGATGTTTTATTTGTAACCGTCACACATAGAATAGGGCCTTTCGGATTCCTTAAAATCAACGAAACTGATACACATGCTAACATGGGGCTTAAAGATATAGTGATGGCTTTAAAGTggataaagaaaaatataaggAGCTTCGCTGGTGACAGCAAGAGAGTGACAGTCATGGGCAGCGGATCGGCAGCTACCTTCCTGTCTTGGTTATTGATGACAAAGGCACGTAATCTCTTTTCAAAGATGATTCTACAGAGCGGGACATTATTCTCTGCTTCGCTTGTTTCACGTGAAACAGAATTCGAACTTAATAGACTATCCAAGGAGCTACTTAAACATGACGTTAAGAAGCTATTAAGTGCCTCCACGCAGAAAATTATTTCAGCATCACAGAAAATTTACAGCGCTATTGATGTTATTAATTACCAGAGACCCGTGGTCCCATTCACACCTACTATAGAGAGGAAATCAAACAAGTCTTTGATAACGATGCTTCCGGACAATTTTTTTCGGAGTACACCAAATCTCAAGCTCAGTAAACCCATGATCGTAGGGTACAATAGCCAGGAGAGTATTTCAGAAATAATACCGTTTATACACAATCCTGAGTATTTGAAAATGTTATCCAGTATCTTCAAATTTATGGTACCTTTTTCTGATGGGTGCCGTCATAATTATACATCAGCAATATATAAACTAGtagcaaataaaataaagagcaAATATTTCAGGGAGGGCATATCAGAAAAGTCAGTTAATGATTTTTTGAGGTATACTTCAGATCTTTATAAATATCCTATATTCAAGTTTATAAAAGCCTCTTTGAAGTTTAACTCAAACAAGGTGTTCATGTATAAGTTTAACTTTGTTGGAAAATTTAATGCGGTTAAAAGTACTGCCCTAGCTGGAGCTAATTTCCCGATAAAAGGCGCAGCGAGCGGAGatgaaatatgttatttgctcaAATGTGAGCCTTTGTGGGAAAATTACGTGAGTTTGAAAAATAGCACTGGtgacaataataaaattatgataaCACAAATGGCAGAATGGTGGGCAAATTTTGCAAAATTTGGGGAGCCTACACCTGCAATACTTGCGTCGAGGTACCATTGGCCAGCAATTACTTTAGAAGACGATAGTTTAATGCTAATCGGTAAAGAAAGCAAATTAGTGCATCCTTGGTCTGACAAAAAAGCATGCACATTTTGGGATGAAATTTACGAAAATCATTACAGAAGTGAGGTTTGCGATAGGACAAAACACGACGAGTTGTAA